The Lactuca sativa cultivar Salinas chromosome 2, Lsat_Salinas_v11, whole genome shotgun sequence genome includes the window GTTGTATACTACCCCTTGACTATTAGTTTTTGATAGAATTAAAGCATTGACTTGATCAGCTGTTTCATTTTTCGGACAAATAATGGCTCTAACAGATAACTCTTCAGGTGATGGATTGGAAATTATATCTTTGCCGTATACAAAATGTATTAGTGATTCTAATTCGTTGTCTCCTGATTCGATAAGGAAACAATGAGGTATTTGTATAACGTTTGTGCTTTCTGGATCATTCTTGTCTGGTGTTCCGATATTTCCATTTCCAATATCGAGAAGCCATGAAGCAAACTGTGATATTTGATTAACATCGTTATTTGGATTGACTGTTTGGGATAAACGCATATTATGATGCAATTTGAATACCGTAAAATGTGACCATAGATAGGAATTGGGTAAAGTTAGGCCAATTATTTGTGATTGTCTGCTTTTAGGTTGAACATGAAGAGTTTGTCGAAAGTCACCTCCTAGGAGCATTGACATTCCACCAAAAAGATGGTTATCTTCTTCAAGGACATCTTTTAGTGATTTATCAAGAAACTCAAAGCAACGACGATCACTCATTGGAGCTTCATCCCATATGATCATAGAAGTCCTCTTTAGGAGCTCTGCAAGctgtgtttttttttaatattacagGAAGACTTGTCTGTAAAGTCAATTGGAATAACAAATCTAGAATGAGCAGTACGACCTGAAGGCAACAAAAGGGATGCAATGCCTGAGGCGGCAACAGCAAGTATAATCTTTCCCTTAGATCTAAAATATGAAAGTATAGTTGTCCATAAAAAAGTTTTTCCTGTACCACCAGATCCATATACAAATAATAGCAGTTGCCTTTTGTTTTGTTCGGCATCCACAACTTTTTCATAAATTGTAAGTTGATCCAGATTCAATTGTGATACCATGGATGTATTTTGAGAAATTAAGAGATTTGTATCATAATTAGTCTCTTCAAGAATAAGACGATTTCTAAGAATGGACGACAATGTCATAGACAGCGCCAGTAACATCATCACCACAAACAATACAACCTAAAGTTCCAGGGGCTGGTGGCCCATATCTTCTGTCAGGTACAACATTAAATAAACGTACACCATATGAATCTAAATTCATTGACTGAGCTATTTCTTTCGCAGTCTTAAATGTACGAACATACTCATTATGTGTGTGTAACATATGACTTAAGGATTCTACAACTTCTGCAGACAAAAGTACTTCCCCATCATGAAAAGAACGAAGTCTATTAGCGATCTCATTTTCAGTATCACACATGTACAATTGGAGAAAACGGGGTTGATGAATGTCTTGAGGATAAAAAGAGCCTATCCAATGGTAAATCTGACCACTAACCTTAAACACATATGGTGCACGACCTTTGTTGATTGAGTCGTCTTCGTTTGCACCAAAAGACGTCATAGAGAACATGGAATTATATGCTCTTATGTTACGCATGAAGTGATCATCTTCGTAGAATTGCATAAGCACATCAGGCGGATGAAGAGGGTAAGGAAGAACTACATTACCCGACTTACAACATTTTGTATATTGTGGATGATTGGCTCTGGATAAATACAATACTCTCTCTTGATACCAAAAATAAGCTCCACAATACTCACATACACAGGTACAATTTCCACAGTCATAATAAAAAGGCAACGCTGGTATCTCCACTAAAAGTGAACTCCTGCGTGAACGACGTATTTGACGGGGGACTATTGTATTGGAAGTAGAAGCCATATGTCGCCGTTTTGGAGGCATGTGAAGAAGGCTTTACTGAAATGGAAATCAAAATTTATTGACGCTTAACATACTTTATatgtaaatgaaattgaaaattaGACTCAAAAAAGGTATTTTTGAAACTAACTACTTCATAGTTACCAATTGTTGGAGTATTTTTAACACACATTTAGAAGAGATTAATAAGCTATTGTATGATTGTATTAATCGATGGAATCTTTGTATAGCTACTAGGTAGAGGTGAATATGAAAAGGATATAAACAAAAAATTTACCATTCTATATTAACAGTTATAGTTGAATGCAAAGGCTCCATGTGTATTTGTTAGAAGTCTTCTCACTTGCATACTATTAGGTCTTGTGAATAAATTGACAAATAGACAAATTCCTGGTATCATATGGGGCATGTTATCTAGGAAAAGGTTTTTGTACCATAGTTTTGTTTATTCATGACCAAATTTACCTTAGAACCTTATAAATATGTTGATTAGTTACTTGATTAGAGCTGTTGTATGGAATTATTTTAGGTTTGTATCATATTTTTCATTTCTTTGTGTTATACAGTATAATAACAGGTTATGTTATTTTTTGTAGGTAAATTTTTTCTTCTAGCATTACTAAATACGCTATAGTGCATTATTTGTTATGTGAATATGCAATATTAAATCATAGAatttgattagggttttctttagtTGTTATTAGGtaaaatattcaaaaaaaaaaaaaggttatagCATTATTGTCATTGCAG containing:
- the LOC111892100 gene encoding uncharacterized protein LOC111892100 translates to MVSQLNLDQLTIYEKVVDAEQNKRSKGKIILAVAASGIASLLLPSGRTAHSRFLAELLKRTSMIIWDEAPMSDRRCFEFLDKSLKDVLEEDNHLFGGMSMLLGGDFRQTLHVQPKSRQSQIIGLTLPNSYLWSHFTVFKLHHNMRLSQTVNPNNDVNQISQFASWLLDIGNGNIGTPDKNDPESTNVIQIPHCFLIESGDNELESLIHFVYGKDIISNPSPEELSVRAIICPKNETADQVNALILSKTNSQGVVYNSCDSIKSQTHDSLELDTLYPQDYLNNLHFSGIPSHTLNLKANTPVMLMRNINQREGLCNGTRLIVTQLLPSVIEASIITGISVGKRVYIPRIKFVHNTSDLPFIFIRKQFPLKVCYAMTINKSQCQSLKKVGLYLTNSVFTHGQLYVALSRATSPDSIKILLQQEDTLPFNCTRNVVFKDLLARVNMQESNLLKHG